Proteins from one Haloarchaeobius litoreus genomic window:
- a CDS encoding hybrid sensor histidine kinase/response regulator gives MTDAIRVLHVDDEPAFLTLTSEFLARELEAVEVETTTSAADALDRLDAFDPDCVVSDYQMPEMDGLELLEAVRERREELPFILFTGHGSEQIASNAISAGVTDYLQKGSANEQFQLLANRVRNAVEAYRTQEAFEESERMFSTLISNLPGMVYRCRNAPEWPMEFVSQGCLDLTGYQPSQLERGDVVWGDEVLHPEDQEMAWGVVQNAIEDEESFEVTYRIRRRDGAVRWMWEQGRGVYDEDGALLALEGFITDVTERVRYEQRLDALNEVLGKLLETSDRHECAWVAVEAASDSLEFPIASVRLYDGETDELEPVAVTDATAADLEERLAFPGENGPAWDAYTTGEVQWYPDIAPESVTIESHADIRSLLVLPLGRYGALVLASPTPDDFAETDHNLARILAANLQSALDRADRERAVRERERELRDQNARLEEFTNIVSHDLRNPLAVVRGRLDLARETGSDEHFDRAEASLTRIEDLVSDMLTLAKQGMVVGETEALYLEVVARRAWEAVETDGAGLTVASDLPLVADQGRLQQLLENLFANAVEHGSTGRSAAITVGELDDASGFYVADDGPGIPDEQRAQVFEPGFSTDEQGTGFGLAIVQQIARAHGWSVAATEADDGGARFEFTDVELVE, from the coding sequence ATGACCGACGCCATCCGGGTCCTGCACGTCGACGACGAGCCGGCGTTCCTGACCCTGACCAGTGAGTTCCTCGCGCGGGAGCTCGAGGCCGTCGAGGTCGAGACGACGACCAGCGCAGCCGATGCGCTGGACCGGCTCGACGCGTTCGACCCGGACTGCGTGGTCAGCGACTACCAGATGCCCGAGATGGACGGGCTGGAGCTGCTGGAGGCGGTCCGTGAACGCCGGGAAGAACTGCCGTTCATCCTGTTCACGGGCCACGGCTCCGAGCAGATCGCGAGCAACGCCATCTCCGCGGGCGTGACGGACTACCTCCAGAAGGGGAGCGCGAACGAGCAGTTCCAGCTGCTCGCGAACCGCGTCCGAAACGCGGTCGAGGCGTACCGCACCCAGGAAGCGTTCGAGGAGTCCGAGCGGATGTTCTCCACGCTCATCTCCAACCTCCCCGGCATGGTGTACCGGTGCCGGAACGCGCCCGAGTGGCCGATGGAGTTCGTCAGCCAGGGCTGTCTGGACCTCACCGGCTACCAGCCGTCCCAGCTCGAACGAGGGGACGTGGTCTGGGGCGACGAGGTGCTCCACCCGGAGGACCAGGAGATGGCGTGGGGGGTCGTCCAGAACGCCATCGAGGACGAGGAGTCGTTCGAGGTCACCTATCGTATCCGTCGGCGCGACGGCGCGGTACGCTGGATGTGGGAGCAGGGCCGCGGCGTGTACGACGAGGACGGCGCACTCCTCGCACTGGAAGGGTTCATCACCGACGTGACCGAGCGCGTGCGCTACGAACAGCGCCTCGACGCGCTCAACGAGGTCCTCGGAAAGCTGCTCGAGACCTCGGACAGACACGAGTGCGCGTGGGTCGCGGTCGAGGCCGCGTCTGACTCCCTGGAGTTCCCCATCGCGTCCGTCCGACTGTACGACGGGGAGACGGACGAGCTGGAGCCGGTCGCCGTGACCGACGCCACCGCGGCCGACCTGGAGGAGCGGCTGGCGTTCCCCGGTGAGAACGGTCCCGCCTGGGACGCATACACCACGGGCGAGGTGCAGTGGTACCCCGACATCGCCCCGGAGTCGGTGACCATCGAGTCCCACGCGGACATCCGCTCGTTGCTCGTCCTCCCGCTCGGCCGGTACGGGGCGCTCGTACTCGCGTCACCGACGCCGGACGACTTCGCCGAGACCGACCACAACCTCGCGCGCATCCTCGCGGCGAACCTGCAGTCGGCACTCGACCGTGCCGACCGCGAGCGGGCGGTCCGCGAGCGCGAACGCGAGCTCCGCGACCAGAACGCCCGACTGGAGGAGTTCACGAACATCGTCAGCCACGACCTGCGGAACCCACTCGCCGTCGTCCGCGGGCGGCTCGACCTCGCGCGCGAGACCGGCTCCGACGAGCACTTCGACCGTGCAGAGGCGTCGCTGACACGCATCGAGGACCTCGTCTCCGACATGCTCACGCTCGCCAAACAGGGGATGGTCGTGGGCGAGACGGAGGCGCTCTACCTCGAGGTCGTCGCCCGGCGTGCCTGGGAGGCCGTCGAGACCGACGGGGCCGGCCTCACGGTCGCGTCGGATCTCCCGCTGGTCGCCGACCAGGGGCGGCTCCAGCAGCTCCTCGAGAACCTGTTCGCCAACGCGGTGGAACACGGCTCGACCGGTCGGTCCGCGGCTATCACGGTCGGCGAACTCGACGACGCGTCCGGCTTCTACGTCGCGGACGACGGACCGGGGATCCCCGACGAGCAGCGAGCGCAGGTGTTCGAGCCCGGTTTCAGCACCGACGAACAGGGCACCGGCTTCGGCCTCGCCATCGTCCAGCAGATCGCCCGTGCCCACGGCTGGTCGGTCGCGGCCACCGAGGCCGACGACGGCGGCGCGCGCTTCGAGTTCACCGACGTCGAACTGGTCGAGTGA
- a CDS encoding GNAT family N-acetyltransferase: MSEHTLRPAEPADVPGIQRVARAGWHAAYDDAMGADTVDDCIDDWYDRESLVDAIEDDDIDYLVATVDDRVVGYASVGQTGDDRPATVAGLYSIYVHPDRWGGGIGTELFERCADRLRDRGFERLCLRVIADNDVGLSFYRTHEFEKTDEETVELKGQPLVEYEFARDL; the protein is encoded by the coding sequence ATGTCCGAGCACACCCTCCGCCCCGCCGAGCCGGCAGACGTTCCGGGTATCCAGCGCGTCGCCCGGGCCGGCTGGCACGCCGCCTACGACGACGCCATGGGGGCCGACACCGTCGACGACTGCATCGACGACTGGTACGACCGGGAGTCGCTCGTGGATGCGATCGAGGACGACGACATCGACTACCTCGTCGCCACGGTCGACGACCGGGTCGTCGGCTACGCGTCCGTCGGCCAGACGGGTGACGACCGCCCCGCGACGGTCGCCGGGCTCTACAGCATCTACGTCCACCCCGACCGCTGGGGAGGCGGCATCGGGACGGAGCTGTTCGAACGGTGCGCCGACCGACTCCGCGACCGTGGCTTCGAGCGGCTCTGCCTCCGGGTCATCGCCGACAACGACGTCGGTCTCTCGTTCTACCGGACACACGAGTTCGAGAAGACCGACGAGGAGACGGTCGAGCTGAAGGGCCAGCCCCTCGTCGAGTACGAGTTCGCCCGCGACCTCTAG
- a CDS encoding DUF4397 domain-containing protein, which translates to MKPDDLRRRRVLQLTAGLATATLAGCADTGDGGNNSTGNGTGTGPMGTTAGTTDGGMQTTEGTTEGTSDGTTEQETTEEQTTTTGGSGRLRVVHASPDAPAVDVYVDDEAVLTGVSFGTISDYLTAPAGERAVRITAAGDESTVAFDDMVTVQADTNYTAVAFGNLTTDEFSVDVLTDDPPSPGSDEAAVSLFHASPDAPPVTVTVASSGDALFEGVGYGEQADYVTVPAGSYTLEVRPASGGDPVATFDVEVEGGTTYAAFAVGYLDPANAPGDEPFDLLLATDATTTMRLV; encoded by the coding sequence ATGAAACCAGATGACCTCCGACGGCGACGCGTGCTCCAGCTGACAGCCGGACTGGCGACAGCGACGCTGGCGGGCTGTGCAGACACCGGCGACGGCGGCAACAACAGCACAGGGAACGGCACCGGGACCGGCCCGATGGGAACGACCGCGGGCACCACGGACGGCGGTATGCAGACGACGGAGGGAACGACGGAAGGGACCAGCGACGGGACGACCGAGCAGGAGACCACCGAGGAGCAGACGACGACGACCGGCGGCTCGGGGCGGCTCCGGGTGGTCCATGCGTCGCCGGACGCGCCGGCCGTGGACGTGTACGTCGACGACGAGGCGGTGCTGACGGGGGTGTCGTTCGGGACGATCAGCGACTATCTGACGGCACCGGCGGGTGAGCGGGCGGTGCGCATCACGGCGGCGGGCGACGAGAGCACCGTCGCGTTCGATGACATGGTGACGGTCCAGGCGGACACGAACTACACCGCCGTCGCGTTCGGGAACCTCACCACGGACGAGTTCTCGGTGGACGTACTCACGGACGACCCGCCGTCGCCCGGCTCGGACGAGGCGGCGGTGAGTCTGTTCCACGCGTCGCCGGACGCCCCGCCGGTCACGGTGACTGTCGCGTCGAGCGGCGACGCGCTGTTCGAGGGGGTGGGGTACGGTGAGCAGGCGGACTACGTCACCGTGCCCGCGGGGTCGTACACGCTGGAGGTGCGACCCGCAAGCGGCGGCGACCCGGTCGCGACGTTCGACGTCGAGGTCGAGGGTGGGACGACGTACGCTGCGTTCGCCGTCGGCTACCTCGACCCGGCGAACGCGCCGGGCGACGAGCCGTTCGACCTGCTGCTCGCGACGGATGCGACGACGACGATGCGGCTGGTCTAG
- a CDS encoding MarR family transcriptional regulator, translating to MQLIETAPHEFAAHFLFDEFGLDPFFACNRRVKDGDGSVEAKFECDGETWVARLSYRGSGLEHPGDRLPGGTEFLLEEMREFDMHIESDDDPLGERSAHIHIMPRWQGMRSESGQDIPVPPDIDEAVNLHVQGSNIEFEEYQTLIRKAMSAVGVDGYYFRSLHEFSTVLDAERYVRIQESVSGKVHARDGPIAQLGHLLEHDRTGRRKLVQFDSDERGRDQPGYYHTATLGPRRIQEAFPSHELPKEVKHYYAQEAAGMSSDRELAHPKVGVSYQKSFWKDKLDPSVEGLDQLTCEIEETLLSVLAEAGIPLRPGSGSYVEDAYFEPVESERARTLVELDFTQIKHRQESVVIKHIADGIAPTAWDALEVLVTDGGEVSPKDIAEEKDRHPSSVRRALNRIPELVEREYGSVSLRSDYIAELVHDAVSEAREATRRAAEAGAKAIEAAERGLDEGTSAFIAWAAKHDIDVTDYDDVELRLDFGSVDDIRRKLREGFELWRHADLPESRYRMAKVRYEKKVSSDLRSVDTSETKSYATTAWHYLD from the coding sequence GTGCAGCTGATCGAGACCGCGCCCCACGAGTTCGCGGCCCACTTCCTGTTCGACGAGTTCGGGCTGGACCCCTTCTTCGCGTGCAACCGTCGCGTGAAGGACGGCGACGGGAGTGTCGAGGCGAAGTTCGAGTGCGACGGCGAGACGTGGGTCGCGCGGCTCTCCTATCGGGGCTCCGGGCTCGAACATCCCGGCGACCGGCTGCCGGGCGGGACCGAGTTCCTGCTCGAGGAGATGCGCGAGTTCGATATGCATATCGAGAGTGATGACGACCCACTCGGTGAGCGGAGCGCACATATCCATATCATGCCGCGCTGGCAGGGGATGCGGAGCGAGAGCGGGCAGGACATCCCCGTCCCACCGGACATCGACGAGGCGGTGAATCTCCACGTTCAGGGGTCGAACATCGAGTTCGAGGAGTACCAGACCCTGATTCGGAAGGCGATGAGCGCCGTCGGCGTCGACGGCTACTACTTTCGGTCGCTGCACGAGTTCTCGACGGTGCTCGACGCGGAGCGGTACGTGCGAATCCAGGAGAGCGTTAGTGGGAAGGTCCACGCCCGGGACGGTCCCATCGCCCAACTCGGGCATCTCTTGGAACACGACCGGACTGGGCGACGCAAGCTCGTGCAGTTCGACAGCGACGAACGCGGTCGTGACCAGCCGGGCTACTACCACACAGCGACACTCGGTCCGCGCCGTATCCAGGAGGCGTTCCCGTCGCATGAGCTGCCGAAAGAGGTGAAGCACTACTACGCCCAGGAAGCAGCTGGGATGAGCTCGGACCGCGAACTTGCCCATCCGAAGGTGGGTGTGTCCTACCAGAAGTCGTTCTGGAAAGACAAGCTGGACCCCTCAGTGGAGGGGCTGGACCAACTGACGTGTGAGATCGAAGAGACGCTCCTGAGTGTGCTCGCGGAGGCAGGAATCCCGCTCCGGCCCGGGTCTGGTTCCTACGTCGAGGATGCGTACTTCGAGCCGGTCGAGTCCGAGAGGGCCCGGACGCTCGTCGAGTTGGACTTCACGCAGATCAAGCACCGCCAGGAGTCCGTCGTCATCAAGCACATCGCCGACGGCATCGCGCCAACCGCGTGGGACGCGCTTGAGGTGCTCGTCACAGACGGTGGCGAGGTGAGTCCGAAGGATATCGCCGAGGAGAAAGACAGGCATCCGAGTAGTGTCCGGCGAGCGCTGAATCGGATTCCCGAACTCGTCGAGCGGGAGTACGGCAGCGTCTCGTTGAGGTCGGACTACATCGCGGAGTTGGTCCACGACGCTGTCTCCGAGGCACGTGAGGCGACTCGTCGCGCTGCGGAGGCTGGTGCAAAGGCTATCGAGGCGGCCGAGCGTGGGCTCGACGAGGGTACCAGCGCGTTCATCGCGTGGGCCGCCAAGCACGACATCGACGTCACGGACTACGACGATGTGGAATTGCGGTTGGACTTCGGGTCCGTCGACGACATCCGCCGGAAGCTCCGTGAGGGATTCGAGCTGTGGCGACATGCGGACTTACCGGAGTCGCGGTATCGGATGGCGAAGGTCAGATACGAGAAGAAGGTGAGTTCAGATCTCCGCTCGGTAGACACGAGTGAGACGAAATCGTATGCTACGACGGCGTGGCACTACCTCGACTGA
- a CDS encoding DUF262 domain-containing protein has protein sequence MDSVDNEDVPQFSESHLLKNLDSESVTVREALEVRERSWVQVIDQSKFRIPEYQRNYSWDSSDRRDFWNTLKSSFNELQPIPEDLGEMTDLAGLYMGGVYLAEPGTESQYEELDIVDGQQRLATFQLLLKALYDYCNSLEQEAQNEGKFELQSDLTDIKTELDSAFSGTDPSVIMNSEDEEFFAALAAYPENWHTKVRDVLVSKLEGVDDNVSGKMRPRVKTIEELIDLIQAPLKTNTDIDLKEQQPFAEDPDEDDNESHLDDYIRFETSHERMFNAYEESYGLIDELHDELTNGELEERANITMNFSSFILHAIVVDRCLITRPNPDLRLDIFQSINDKGRPLHNVDKIRARIKHRLVGEDDSGPMDEWRDTLARLGGDKDDIENMLVYYVAATEDSVDDVSDARSELMNFFDRSVSDDSNVTPRLTKENAADLVTDVSKFSKYYHNLTNASLSNFSREIDDSRRQEVKRIIDRVGHKIGATQWYALAPYIYMKTDEEAPADYDEGDIGDFLYDVFDAIEVVTLRQSISDRSGAAIEGAYVQTVQSFRSRSGDDKFDSAAIVDDLAGEVRDKAPDLFEDGMIYQMVKNRGWTTGSTAQCVLQRTTSRYLEENDIGLSVQDYSDVEVEHILPQSPISNRSNRTQSGNDPGDYAWLEYFFRTADNGDRPPISEAVQQLIDEGVPSLKNGDIDPEELSGDVDEDDIEQIQDEISNRFIDDIGNLLLLVDFDNIDNSNDLMSKKLPVYAKDDYLPVVVNDYFNGGIDSEFANSEHISMEESDFEELGNDDPVWESDAAERVDKSWTYEVMFERKSKLVYNILQYLAFSPRSTDEDGSLSEVRGDEFEGLQDRVDEVVKSDRDRRIGRRAF, from the coding sequence GTGGATTCCGTAGACAACGAAGATGTGCCTCAATTCAGTGAAAGCCATCTGTTGAAAAATCTCGATTCAGAATCAGTAACAGTCCGTGAGGCTTTGGAAGTTCGAGAGAGATCGTGGGTTCAAGTAATCGATCAGTCGAAGTTTCGAATTCCGGAATATCAACGAAATTATTCATGGGATTCGTCTGATCGAAGGGATTTCTGGAACACACTAAAAAGTAGCTTCAATGAACTTCAACCGATCCCAGAAGATCTGGGAGAAATGACTGATTTGGCGGGATTGTATATGGGTGGCGTCTATTTGGCCGAGCCCGGAACCGAGTCGCAGTATGAAGAACTTGATATAGTCGACGGTCAGCAAAGGCTAGCAACCTTCCAATTGTTATTAAAGGCTCTCTATGATTATTGCAATAGCCTAGAACAGGAAGCACAAAACGAAGGGAAGTTCGAGTTACAGTCTGATCTCACAGATATAAAGACAGAGTTGGATTCGGCATTCTCGGGGACTGACCCTTCTGTAATCATGAATTCAGAGGATGAAGAATTCTTTGCAGCTCTCGCAGCGTATCCGGAGAACTGGCATACAAAAGTTCGAGATGTACTTGTGTCGAAGCTAGAGGGTGTGGATGATAATGTCTCCGGAAAAATGAGGCCTCGGGTCAAAACAATCGAAGAGCTTATAGATTTGATTCAAGCTCCTCTAAAGACCAATACGGATATCGATCTGAAGGAGCAGCAGCCATTTGCAGAAGATCCAGATGAGGATGACAATGAGTCACATTTAGATGACTATATCCGGTTTGAGACATCCCATGAAAGGATGTTCAACGCCTATGAGGAGTCGTATGGACTCATTGATGAGCTACACGATGAGTTGACCAATGGAGAATTAGAAGAGCGGGCAAACATTACGATGAATTTTTCTTCTTTCATTTTACACGCAATCGTAGTAGATCGGTGTCTGATTACTAGACCAAACCCGGATCTGCGGTTAGATATTTTCCAGTCCATTAATGATAAAGGAAGGCCCCTTCATAACGTTGACAAAATACGAGCAAGAATTAAACACAGATTGGTCGGTGAAGACGATAGTGGTCCTATGGACGAATGGCGAGATACACTAGCAAGACTTGGAGGAGACAAAGATGACATCGAAAATATGTTGGTATATTACGTCGCGGCCACCGAAGACTCAGTAGACGATGTCTCAGATGCTCGAAGCGAGCTAATGAATTTCTTTGACCGATCTGTCTCTGACGACTCAAATGTCACCCCCCGGCTCACCAAAGAAAATGCTGCAGATCTAGTGACTGATGTATCAAAGTTTTCGAAATATTACCACAACCTGACCAACGCTAGTCTCAGTAACTTTAGTAGAGAAATTGATGATTCAAGGCGGCAGGAAGTAAAACGCATAATTGACCGAGTAGGCCACAAGATAGGTGCTACGCAGTGGTATGCCTTAGCACCCTACATCTACATGAAAACAGATGAAGAAGCACCAGCGGATTACGATGAAGGTGATATAGGAGACTTCCTCTATGATGTGTTCGATGCGATTGAAGTGGTGACCCTTCGTCAATCGATTAGTGACCGGAGCGGGGCGGCGATCGAAGGGGCCTACGTCCAAACCGTGCAGTCGTTCAGAAGTAGATCGGGAGACGATAAATTCGACAGTGCTGCTATAGTAGACGACCTCGCTGGAGAAGTTCGTGACAAAGCTCCCGACCTATTTGAGGACGGAATGATCTATCAGATGGTGAAAAACCGGGGGTGGACAACCGGCTCGACTGCCCAATGTGTCCTGCAAAGAACGACAAGCAGATACCTCGAGGAGAACGATATCGGGTTATCCGTCCAAGATTATTCCGATGTCGAAGTAGAACACATTTTACCCCAATCGCCAATTTCGAACCGCAGTAATCGAACTCAATCTGGCAATGACCCTGGTGACTATGCATGGTTAGAGTATTTCTTCAGAACAGCAGACAACGGTGACCGCCCGCCAATTTCCGAGGCAGTGCAGCAACTAATCGATGAAGGAGTGCCCTCGTTGAAGAATGGCGATATAGACCCAGAGGAACTGAGCGGGGATGTCGACGAAGATGACATCGAGCAGATCCAAGACGAAATCTCGAATAGATTTATTGATGACATTGGGAATCTTCTGCTTCTAGTCGATTTCGATAATATAGATAACTCCAACGACTTGATGTCAAAAAAACTCCCAGTTTATGCAAAAGATGATTACCTCCCAGTTGTCGTCAATGACTACTTTAATGGGGGAATAGACTCCGAATTTGCTAATTCTGAGCACATCTCAATGGAGGAATCAGACTTCGAAGAGCTGGGTAACGACGACCCTGTCTGGGAGTCGGACGCCGCGGAGAGAGTAGATAAATCATGGACATACGAGGTAATGTTCGAGCGGAAGTCTAAACTAGTATATAATATATTGCAATACTTGGCCTTCAGTCCGAGATCGACCGATGAAGATGGAAGTCTTTCTGAAGTGAGAGGAGATGAATTCGAAGGTTTGCAAGATAGAGTAGACGAAGTGGTCAAGTCGGACCGCGATCGGCGTATCGGACGACGCGCTTTCTAA
- a CDS encoding site-specific integrase, with product MVRIDDAGSETKCWLSREELDQLEREVGSSDWQREIAVQLMGRCGLRASEVSYPADEHLRWSEDGDIWLFEVRGKNTRGGQRKVRDAWMPEAVADDVHKYSRERGLAPTESWVQASTPSVRRWVKEAVEEIADRRDDERWRDVSSHDLRRSWATHHMVERQVDVRTMMAVGGWSDYSAIEPYLKEPCVSDRRP from the coding sequence ATGGTGCGAATCGATGATGCTGGAAGCGAGACGAAGTGCTGGCTCTCCCGTGAGGAACTGGACCAGCTCGAGCGCGAAGTCGGGTCGAGTGACTGGCAGCGGGAGATCGCCGTGCAACTGATGGGCCGATGTGGGCTCCGGGCGTCGGAGGTGTCATATCCGGCTGACGAGCATCTTCGCTGGTCCGAGGATGGAGACATCTGGTTGTTCGAGGTACGGGGAAAGAACACGCGAGGCGGGCAGCGGAAGGTTCGAGACGCATGGATGCCTGAAGCCGTAGCTGACGACGTCCACAAGTACAGTCGCGAGCGTGGTCTGGCTCCGACCGAGTCGTGGGTCCAGGCATCGACTCCCTCGGTTCGCCGCTGGGTGAAGGAGGCAGTTGAGGAGATTGCGGACCGTCGGGACGACGAGCGATGGCGGGATGTCTCGTCGCACGACCTTCGTCGGTCGTGGGCGACCCACCATATGGTCGAGCGGCAGGTCGACGTGCGGACGATGATGGCGGTGGGTGGGTGGTCGGACTACTCGGCCATCGAACCGTACCTGAAGGAACCCTGTGTTTCTGACCGACGACCGTAG
- a CDS encoding helix-turn-helix transcriptional regulator, whose amino-acid sequence MNQHEHEYLKVLNRVPVLEATRDRSVDRSTLQDELDISRATAYRRTSALTEEGLLEQTPTGYRATGAGCAAIDAAERFERSMTAIDRLQPLLSQLSAPELTRNIHRFADAELAVATPQNPSAPVEPWLEHFESFDRCRTLVVAGCPPAVTKLGVEHAQNDVDFESICTPLALEADQNASEEAFDTIASAEAPSLYTHPDLPFTMGIIDDVVIVGGFDSETSLPVASVVTDDPDAREWAAELYRKYRRAAEPLDVPEAVA is encoded by the coding sequence ATGAACCAACACGAACACGAGTATCTGAAGGTGCTGAACCGGGTCCCGGTGCTCGAAGCGACCCGTGATCGGTCGGTGGACCGGTCGACCCTGCAGGACGAACTCGACATCTCCCGCGCGACGGCCTACCGCCGGACCTCCGCGCTCACCGAGGAGGGACTGCTCGAACAGACGCCGACGGGCTACCGCGCGACCGGAGCGGGCTGTGCCGCCATCGATGCCGCCGAGCGGTTCGAGCGCTCCATGACCGCCATCGACCGACTGCAACCACTGCTCTCCCAGCTCTCCGCACCGGAACTCACGCGAAACATCCACCGCTTCGCCGACGCCGAACTCGCCGTCGCCACGCCACAGAACCCGAGCGCCCCGGTCGAACCCTGGCTCGAACACTTCGAGTCGTTCGACCGCTGCCGGACCCTGGTCGTCGCCGGCTGCCCGCCCGCGGTCACCAAGCTGGGCGTCGAGCACGCCCAGAACGACGTCGACTTCGAGTCCATCTGTACGCCGCTGGCACTCGAAGCCGACCAGAACGCGTCCGAAGAGGCGTTCGACACCATCGCCAGTGCCGAGGCACCGTCGCTGTACACCCACCCCGACCTCCCGTTCACCATGGGCATCATCGACGACGTCGTCATCGTCGGCGGCTTCGACAGCGAGACCTCCCTGCCCGTCGCCTCCGTGGTGACCGACGACCCCGACGCCCGCGAGTGGGCTGCCGAACTCTACCGCAAGTACCGGCGCGCTGCGGAGCCGCTGGACGTTCCGGAAGCGGTCGCCTGA